TGTGTTTAAGTATGGGTATTAAAAAAGGAAAAGCATTTTCATAGAAATTCGTTATAGATGTCTTCACTACCCTCAGGGGCAATAGCTGCGGGTCTTGAGCTGATAACACCAATTTGTCTATCAATGGTTCAACAGCCCTAAGGTCCCTGATTTTACCCAGAGACCTTGCTGCAACTGTCCTTACATCCCTCTCATGATCATTCAGGGCTCCGATAAGATATTCTGTTGCCTGAGGAGCCTTAAGTCTGCCAAGCTTGTCTGCAGCCAGTGCCCGTCTGTGTTTTTTCCCCTTGACGAGATCTTCTATATAAGTCTCGACATAACCAAGACGATCAAATATCTGTGTAACCACCTCTTCTGTCGCCCGTTTATCAGTGATAGCATGAAACAGGACATCTTCTATTGCCTTCCATTCAGTGGAATTCTTTTTTACATTAAAAGAGTTATAGTCAATACAGGCTTGTTGTTGGAGAAATTGTCGAAACATCACTTCATAATTTTCTCTCGCAATATCAAGCTTTCTATAAGACAGATACTTAACTAGTCTCCTGATATTTACTGCTATAAAAAGGCATGCGATCAGTGCGGTAACTGATATAATTGAAATAATGATAATTTTATCTAAATCCATAGGAAACATTTAATACCTTTAATCGGTAAAATTGAATAATTATAAACTAAGATTCAATTCAGTCTGCAGGTTAACAACTCAGGATATGTAAGACTTAAACCGAAATCTAAATTGACAGGTAACTATTATGTTGCTACTGTACCACGAATAATCGAGTGCTGGCACAGATAATGAAAATTATAAGGATAGGTCAATAGTATTATGATTCTTCTGGTATTGGGTCTTGCCGCTGTTATGACTGATAATACCCCGTCAGCGAATCCGGAATATCGTGAACCTGCCGCACAGTATCGCCTCGCAGATCTTGAAGTAAATCCCGGGCTGTACGACTCAGATGTCATATTTGATAAAAATCCTGAAGTTAAAGGAGAACCTGATCAATACAAATGGGCGCTGAGTCTGTCCTATGGTCTCAGCGACTTCTCGCCAAACCGAGGCCAGTGGAACGATTACAGTGTCACACTGCGGCACTATTGGGAAAATGCCTCTCTGGGATTGGAATATCTAAGTGCCGAACGGTTCGATCACAACGCCGACGCCTTAGCTCTGGATGCATACGTTGATTACTGGCGCCGGGCATATGCTAATCTTCGGTATCAGTATGCATTGGATCCTGACCACTACCCTGACTATTCCTACCGAATGGAGATTTTTCAGGGGGTTGGAAAGGGATGGGAACTTGCCGGCAGTTATGACCACCTTAATTTCGACGGCAACAGCGTTGATCTCTACGGCGCCGGCCTCGGGAAATACACAGGCAACTGGTACCTTCGCTGGAGGACACTATTTGTCCCTTCCACTGCAAGACTGGGAATATCCCACCGCGCCTTAGCCCGATATTACTATGCCGGCAACGGAGATGATTATATGGAAATAAATGGCGGTTTCAGCAGGGGTGGAGAATTCATAAGGGGGACCAGGATCGTCGAAACAACAAAGAGCCGGTCCATTGGAGCGGCTTTCCAGAAGTATTTTCATCCGCGCTGGGGTATTAAATTATCAGCCGGCTATGACGATGACAAGGATTCCTATGTTGAGAGGAGTTTCTCCATTGGCATCTTCACCCGATGGTTATGATGCCTTCAGTTCCAATGGCATACAAATGTTGTATAATACCTTAGCATGAACAATGTATTGTATGAAAAACAACATCACTCACTTTCCGATAAGTTCAAAAACTGCGCTGTACAGTTTATAAACCTTTCAACCGCCTTTCTGATAGCATTCCTGGCAGTGCGTGTAATGGAAATCCTGTACATATCCATGACAAATAATATTCCGCTCGATTTCTGGAATGTAATTGGTCAGGCATTGTTGTTCGATATAATCTCGTTTCTAAAAATGCTCCCCTTTCTGTTCATCCCGTTCCTCATGATATACCTTATATCCGGAACCATGAAGCCCGGTTACATGACATATGTCGCCGGAGGATCGCTTGGTATTATCCTTTATGCCGCGCTTGTAAAATATTTTGCCACTGCAGGAGTACCCATGGCCGCTGACCTCTTCGGCTATGCCATGAAAGATATAGAAATTACCCTTAAAGGCAGCACAACAATGGACCTATTATCAATCTTCCTGTTCATCATACCGCTATCCCTGTTCTTGATTTCCCAGTTTTTTTTATATCCACGCAAAGGTTTGAAACCATCTTATGCA
This portion of the Nitrospirota bacterium genome encodes:
- a CDS encoding YaiO family outer membrane beta-barrel protein, producing the protein MILLVLGLAAVMTDNTPSANPEYREPAAQYRLADLEVNPGLYDSDVIFDKNPEVKGEPDQYKWALSLSYGLSDFSPNRGQWNDYSVTLRHYWENASLGLEYLSAERFDHNADALALDAYVDYWRRAYANLRYQYALDPDHYPDYSYRMEIFQGVGKGWELAGSYDHLNFDGNSVDLYGAGLGKYTGNWYLRWRTLFVPSTARLGISHRALARYYYAGNGDDYMEINGGFSRGGEFIRGTRIVETTKSRSIGAAFQKYFHPRWGIKLSAGYDDDKDSYVERSFSIGIFTRWL